The following are from one region of the Nicotiana tomentosiformis chromosome 7, ASM39032v3, whole genome shotgun sequence genome:
- the LOC104116619 gene encoding uncharacterized protein translates to MASYTWTRLSGFSTKAAPLTELLNMNKPWVWTEHCQKAFEGLKVAVIEEPVLALPDFAKTFEVHTDASYFSIEGVLMQDKHLIAFESRNEAELHGAREGNDYHYALPLYIATLCARVEVRGQDRQSDALSCKADLATITSSSWDIREAIKEGMHHDPAAKQLIELATRARRDVFG, encoded by the exons ATGGCGAGCTACACATGGACGAGGCTAAG TGGCTTCTCAACCAAGGCTGCACCATTGACTGAGTTGCTAAATATGAACAAGCCATGGGTTTGGACGGAACATTGTCAAAAAGCGTTTGAAGGCCTTAAGGTAGCTGTAATAGAGGAGCCAGTCTTGGCATTGCCTGACTTTGCCAAGACATTTGAGGTGCACACAGATGCCTCATACTTTTCCATTGAGGGTGTTCTAATGCAGGATAAACATCTCATAGCATTTGAGAGCCGTAATGAAGCTGAGTTACACGGTGCAAGAGAAGGAAATGACTACCATTATGCATTGCCTTTGTACATAGCGACATTATGTGCTCGGGTCGAGGTTCGTGGTCAAGACCGACAAT ccgatgccttgagctgTAAAGCCGATCTTGCTACCATCACTTCATCAAGTTGGGACATTCGTGAGGCTATAAAAGAAGGCATGCATCATGATCCAGCAGCCAAACAGCTTATCGAGTTAGCAACCAGGGCAAGACGAGACGTTTTTGGGTAA